A genomic window from Astatotilapia calliptera chromosome 12, fAstCal1.2, whole genome shotgun sequence includes:
- the LOC113033060 gene encoding RING finger protein 208, which translates to MNPYGNEYLDSHLSGAAASRSSPHELALAPSCDQSSPVIHPDNSSATVSGHNIPPREASSDQEGPQTLVRSPSSTFPLPASNPDFSVGARSQSDLASVSTPEPGFTANPYSAFGTPSSYQISVIIPSTDLHPIPLPTQCSEENCPDLECAICFSQFNNVFRCPKMLQCKHTFCLECLARMNVKSAEPNAIQCPLCRSFTPLPSLGLPKLATDSDVLSYLPAAMQRVYSIRFLRSKGKLEVKRSTDGQRRWPRQSLTSLRSIHRSLDVGIPSGNAEGHGHSRGTVFRLTRHPVCRALLLTSVVMMMVLLTGVIIFLLTFRN; encoded by the exons ATGAATCCCTACGGAAATGAATATCTTGATTCTCATTTGAGTGGTGCCGCAGCATCTCGAAGTTCACCCCACGAATTGGCTTTAGCGCCATCGTGCGATCAGTCTtctccagtcatccacccagaTAATAGTTCTGCTACAGTTTCAGGCCACAACATTCCTCCACGCGAGGCCTCATCAGACCAAGAAGGTCCCCAAACCCTGGTCCGATCGCCAAGTTCTACATTCCCGCTTCCAGCTTCAAATCCAGACTTCAGTGTTGGAGCCAGGTCTCAGTCTGATCTAGCTTCAGTCTCTACCCCAGAACCTGGTTTCACAGCAAATCCCTACTCTGCGTTTGGCACCCCGTCTTCATATCAGATCTCTGTGATCATCCCCTCCACAGACCTCCATCCCATTCCCCTCCCAACTCAGTGCTCTGAGGAAAACTGTCCAGACTTGGAGTGTGCCATCTGCTTCAGTCAATTCAACAATGTCTTCCGCTGCCCCAAGATGCTGCAGTGCAAGCATACATTCTGTCTGGAGTGCCTGGCTCGCATGAACGTCAAGTCGGCCGAGCCCAACGCCATTCAGTGTCCGCTGTGCCGCAGCTTTACACCCTTGCCTTCCCTCGGCCTGCCAAAACTGGCCACAGACTCAGATGTTTTGTCTTACCTTCCAGCTGCTATGCAGAGAGTCTACAGCATCCGTTTCCTCCGCAGCAAAGGGAAGCTGGAGGTCAAAAG gtctACTGACGGACAACGTCGGTGGCCTCGGCAGTCGCTAACGTCTCTGAGATCCATCCACCGCTCTCTGGACGTGGGCATTCCCAGTGGGAACGCAGAAGGTCACGGTCATTCACGCGGCACTGTGTTCAGACTGACGAGACACCCGGTGTGTCGTGCCTTACTCCTAACAtctgtggtgatgatgatggtgctTCTGACTGGTGTCATTATCTTCCTCCTCACCTTCCGCAATTAA
- the LOC113034001 gene encoding cilia- and flagella-associated protein 157-like, with protein MADETVPADRDKALYLTQIQFLDKELERCQLRCDELKKLIDDLRIWYGAMGRDRDDICNYLTDSSNAVEKKVAELSKVLEHQQQADKKETDELKLHLNQQKEELQKEVDRLKSKSTLQKEKLDQQQKERERMTQRLAYVEFIEKQLYTTREEYGAAIARLQKQLDLQGAKVFQDCEKQVWSSIKNKVSAIVEEEKIQHAEVLKKVKELTAESFKLLKEKSILQCQESELCLEVQNMKRDSHAASQDIIQLKEKEDHLSKKCQQLKVQLNNYSLLLAKKQDLRQQLNLDSEVCSQKKAEAAQLEAELQEEMSRRRQLKADMEKAANILRPAVMGLEKFSEAQGKIQKLREILESNTSHGTESALYNSPEKSSRGQKLQTSGPRTVSPETLNLGTDPLFLLSRYRPGDLGFLPRPRWRKPGCHKALTAASDDRSNPSDLASRDTHAEAGPSTSSVC; from the exons ATGGCAGATGAGACAGTTCCTGCTGACAGAGACAAGGCTTTATATTTGACACAAATTCAGTTCTTAGATAAGGAGCTGGAAAG GTGTCAGCTCAGATGTGACGAGCTGAAGAAACTGATAGATGACCTCAGAATTTGGTATGGAGCAATGGGGAGGGACAGGGACGATATATGTAATTACCTGACAGACTCCTCAAATGCAGTAGAGAAAAAGGTTGCGGAGCTGAGTAAGGTGTTGGAGCATCAGCAGCAAGCTGACAAAAAGGAAACCGATGAGCTCAAGCTGCATCTCAACCAGCAGAAGGAGGAGCTACAGAAGGAAGTGGACAGACTCAAGTCAAAGAGCACGTTGCAAA AGGAGAAGCTGGACCAGCAgcagaaggagagggagaggatgaCACAGCGACTGGCCTACGTGGAGTTTATTGAGAAGCAGCTATACACTACGAGGGaagaatatggagctgccatcGCCAGACTGCAGAAACAATTGGATTTACAGGGGGCAAA AGTGTTTCAAGACTGTGAGAAACAAGTGTGGAGCTCCATCAAAAATAAAGTTTCAGCAATTGTTGAGGAGGAGAAGATTCAGCACGCAGAGGTGCTTAAAAAAGTCAAGGAGCTTACAGCAGAGAGCTTTAAACTCTTGAAAGAGAAATCCATCCTGCAATGCCAAGAGAGTGAACTCTGTCTTGAAGTACAAAACATGAAGAGGGACAGCCACGCAGCTAGCCAGGACATCATCCAACTCAAGGAG AAAGAAGATCACCTGTCGAAGAAGTGCCAGCAGCTCAAGGTTCAGCTGAATAACTACAGCCTCTTGCTGGCCAAGAAACAGGACCTGAG ACAGCAGCTGAACTTGGATTCTGAAGTGTGCAGTCAAAAGAAAGCTGAGGCAGCTCAGCTGGAGGCTGAGCTCCAGGAGGAGATGAGTAGGAGGAGGCAACTCAAGGCAGACATGGAGAAAGCAGCAAACATtctgagacctgctgtgatg GGCTTAGAGAAATTCTCTGAGGCTCAGGGGAAGATCCAGAAGCTGCGTGAGATCCTGGAAAGCAACACATCCCATGGAACAGAGTCCGCTCTTTATAATTCCCCAGAGAAGAGCAGTCGAGGGCAGAAACTGCAGACATCTGGCCCCAGAACAGTCAG CCCAGAGACTTTGAACCTTGGCACAGATCCACTGTTTTTGTTGAGCCGCTACAGGCCGGGCGATCTTGGCTTCTTACCTCGACCCAGATGGAG GAAACCCGGCTGTCACAAGGCATTGACCGCAGCCTCTGATGATAGGTCTAACCCATCTGACCTGGCTTCTCGGGACACTCATGCAGAAGCAGGACCCTCCACCTCATCAGTCTGCTGA